The genomic stretch CAGGCCAGGGCTTCTGaaacaaaactgtaaaaaaacaaaaacaaaaaaaaaccctcagcTCCAGGTCATCGACCCgcgatgggggtggggagctgaaGGGAGATGCTCCAAGGTGGGGTAGGTCTCAGCCTGACCCCGCTATGACACAGTCTTTCCAGCAGCGGGGTGGGGGCAGTCGGAGCACAGGGTTACACCTGGCTGATGATCTCTCCATTCTCAGGTACAAAGACTTGCACAGGGGCCCCCTCAGGTGATCTCCGGAGCACACAAACCGTGGACACCTACCAGGGTCAGGAAGAAAGGAGACATAGGTGAATGAATCAAGTAGAAATGTCTGGACAAGTCTAGGGACACCATCCTGGTTTCTTAGTGATGGCTGATCTGAACCAGCTCTGGCCCTGGACTCAGCCCTGCCTCTCCATAGATCTCTCTGAATCTATTTCCCTCTCTACAGTCCCTCAAGGTGTGGCATGCACCCTGACCTTCTCCTTCCCATTTCCTGGGCTCACTTCTCATCACCCCCTCCCTGTCCAGCAGGTTGGGATGGGCTAGGCCCAGGCCAAGGACAGGTCCAAGCTCGCATGAAGGGAAAAGCACGTCAGCTGGAGGGTGTGGCCTGGGACTGGGGCCAGGGCTGCTGCCAGCTGCAGCCCAGAGAactggagggtgggggagggacatGCAGCTGGGCCTGCTGGGAATCTTGGGTCTCAAAGAAACAGCCTGTTGGTAACTTCTGGAGCCCATCCCCTGCAGAAGAGCCCTCTGGACCagggagaaagaataaagaaagggtTCATGTGTGCTATCTCTGCTTCCAGAATGAAGAAACTGGGCCCAGAGAAACGGGGGCAGCCACCTTTTGCAAGCCAGGGTGCTATATCCTATATGCTACCCATCACCCTGCTCCCTGGGGCTCCAGATAATATCACTCATGTAGTACTTATCATGCACTtgacatatattaactcatttaaacctcTTAACAgccctatgagataggtactTTGCTATTCCTACTTTACAGAGGGGGAAACAGTTCAGAAGGGTTAAGTAGCTTACGCAGTCATATAACGAATAAGTAGCagcactgggatttgaacccaggtcatcTAGCTTGAGGGTCTGTGTGGGTCTGTACTCTTAACCATTATGCCAGGCTGCCTGCTTCTCAAGGTGGTGCAGGGAAGGTATGTCATGGAGGAAGCTGACCAGCAGGCAATCACAAATTCTGCCTTCTGCAAACACACTTCCACCCTCTCCCCTTGTCCTGGGCCTCTAAAAGTCAGGGAATTTCAGACAGAACAAATGTGAATGGAACTTTCGATTAGGAACAAAGGTTTATCTGCTTTGTGAATTATCTGTGGAGCCATTAAGAAAGAACAATCCCAGCTATCTTCCAGGATCATCTCCACCAGATTATGCGCTCTTGAGCCAGATATGGCAGGCAAAATTAGGAGGTGCTGCAGGGAAGTCATGGATGCCTTCCAAAGCCAAGAGGAAATGACTTTTTGCCTGTTCTTCCCAGCTGGGAACTACCTGGGCACCAGGCTGCGGGATTACATCTCTATTCTTGGACCTCCTTCACGGCCAGCGCTTCTCCAGCAGGCCCAGGAGGGGTGTCCCACCAGAGCAGACGTACCTGTGTCCGGGGCCCCAGGACTCGCCCGAAGCCCTCTCTCCCTGGCGGCAGGCTCCTGACCCGGAAGGCCCCTTGCCTGTCCAGCGAGTGGGGGCGGGCACTGCGGAGGCGAGCCCGCTCGTGCCACCACTTGAGCTCCTCGGAGACAGCTGCCTTGCTGAGCCCCCGGCCCGCGGGGCTGTCTTTCAGGGAGGGTGTCCGCACAATGCGGCCATGAGCGGGCACCAGCCGCTGGTAGCGCAGGGAGGCCCCCTCCTCCCCATAGGCAGGGCCCGGGGTTGCATGGCACAGCTCCCACTCGCCTGGTGGCAGGGGGCCCTCAGCCACCATCACGTACCGCCCTGCTGGGAAATACCCAGCGGGCAACAGCAGCTTGGGGTAGTGGGCAGCCAGCTCTCTCCCGCCGGTTGGGCCCCAGGACCCATGGTGGCGAGGGGGCTCAGGTGGGGAGAGAGGCCGCAGAAAGGAGATGTCAGGGCTGCTGCTGCCCggagaggtggggtgggagaTGCTGGAGATGTCGGAGCCGCTGTCTTCGGAGCAGGAGTGGTAGGCAGGGTGGGGCAGCGGGGGCTTGGTCATGGGGAAGCAGGAGTCGGGCACTGTCACCGTGTAGTGAGTGGGACGGCGGCGGGGAAAGGCGCTGCGACCTCGGCCTTCCGGCCTGGCCCGGAAGGAATCCACCCTGAGGGGAGAAGCAGGGGCACTGAGACTGGGAGGTAGAAAAGCTCTGCGCTGTGCTCAGGGAATGGAGTTGAAACAAGTGAGACCAGagcatctcacacacacacacacacacacacacacacacacacacacacacacacatgcacacacatgtacggGCCTTGGGTCAAACCACTCCCCAAAACGTCCTCTTGGCCTAATGTGCAGACTCCACACTTTCCATTTCACAGGCAGATGTGTCGCTGCTTCCTTCACACAGCTGGGGAGCATGCTAAACAAATGTCATGTCTTTTCAGGCATTTTAGGAACACTGTGCTCAGTGATGTTCCATCAACAGGATCTGCTGAGGCTGAAATTGCCAGGTATTGAACTGCATGTAGAAAAGCTGTATGTGGTGGGCAGGGCAGCTGGATGCAGGTCAACCCTCCTCAAGAGCACATGCGGGCTGAAATCCAGCCTTTCCTCTGCTAATTCACCCTGGCATGGGGCCACGTCTGCCCAGAGAGGAGCCTTTTTCTAATTTGCCCATTTGTTTGTGCCATTGCGGTGGTCCTGATGATACGTAAAATACGAAATCCACTGCTATACTTCGGATTAGTTGTCTCCAGCTGTCATCAGGCCTGTGCTGCCTGACATGTGAAttgaagctgagagaagaaccCAGCAATGCCTGGGTGGTGCCTGGGCCCCCGGGTGGTGTGGTTAACACTGCCTGACATAAGTCAGTCACTTGAATGATTACCAAGTAGTAGGGGACTCAGAAAGTGACACAGATCAACTGAAAATGTGAATTGCCCAAAGTCAGAGACCAAtaataaaacaatcaaaaaataataaaacaataacacAGAAGAATGTGGCAAGCATAAAAACTCAAGTTACACAGAAAGTGGTAACTGGGGTCTTTGGAAGCAAACGACTTGCTTCATGAATGACTTGTCTTTGCCCTCGCTGGTTCTGGCACAGTCTCAAACAAGGGGTGCCCCAAGAAGAGAGTCTAAGGAGAAACCAGGGCCCTAAGGACGTGTTACCCCAGGGGTGTCCCGCCTGCATCCTAGAAGATACCAGCCTCCAGCCGTAAACTCTGGAGGGTCggtcctctccctccctctgtgtCCCTGGGATGCCCTGTCTCTTACCTCAGAGACTGCGACTGCCCGCGCCTCCCCTGCATGTCCGGGGTCGTGGGGGCACTGGTACGGCCCTGCCGCTGGCCAGAAACCCCGCGGATGGGAACCACCTGGCAGGAGACGGGCTCCAGCAGCCACGAGCTGGAGGTGCTAGGCCCGTCCTGCGGAGTGGTGGCTGGGCTGCTGCAAAGGGATTAGAGACAGTCAGTAGCAGGAACGCCTCCACACCCAATGGCTCAAGTTCAGAGAAATGGGGACACAGCAGAGGGAACCCTAAAGTTAGTGGTGCAAACTGGCAGCACCCTTGGGAAGCTACCAAAGTTCACTCCTCGACCATCATACAACGGAGAGTGGTGGTCTCCTACAAGGTCCCTTCCTCCACCCGCTCAGCTAATGGGCACCCCCAGCACAATTCCCACCAGCTCCCAACCCTCCTTTCCTCCCCGCCCTGACCTGGACTCGCTGCTGGGCTCAGAAGGAGACTTCCTGGGCTTCTCGTAGGGGTGGTCCAGGCTGGTCTCCTTCCAGGGGCTGTTCTGGATTGGGGCTCGCTCCAGGCCCCCAGTCTCAGGTCCTGCCGGCTGCAGCCCCTCAAGGCTCTGGGGTGCGAGAGGCCGGGAAGGCGGGGCTGGGGACTCTGGGGGAGGTTTTGGCACTTGGGATCCCTCTGCAGGGGTAAGAGAAATCCGCTGAGGGGTAGCAGTTGGAGGAACTGGCCCAACAAGAACCTCCAGAGCTCTCCCTCCCCTGGCTGGCTCGTCCGATTGCTCTAGGCCATGGCTCCAGCCCCAGAGGCTCAAACTTGCTTTCTCTTCCTTGGGGACTTACTTCCTTCCTCACAACCCTATTTTAAACCTGCCTCCTTCAAGAAGCCTCCCCAGATTGACTCTTCTTGGCTTCGATTCCTCTGCTCTCTGACCTTAGCTCACGGTGCAGCCAGCCTTCCGTTCACCTAATTTTCTTGCTCATGCTGGGTCCATGCCCATTTCCTTATTGACTTGGCACTCCCATGGGCAGGTCTGCGCCAACTTCTTGATCCAGCTTGCCACCAGCCCTCATCTCAGGGTTTGTAAACAGGGTACTAAAACTGTGGATTTGGGTTTCCTATTCCAATGCTATTCCCACCCTCCCACCTCCTCACTCTCCCTCCCCTAAGAGCCAGACTCTGGAGGGCAGTGATTGTGGCCAGATTGCTCTTTGGCTCTGACAGTTGCACCATGGAATAAAGCCCAGGGAGAAGGCTCTGAACTGAAGACAGGGATGCTAGAACCCACAGTCTCTGCTGGAATTCACCTTTCCCTCCCTTGTTAAAATTCTTTAGCTTCTAGAATGGAACAGGGGTCAGCACATCCCCAGCCTCAACTGAGCATAGGCAGGGGCACATGGACTTGAGGTCAGGTCCAAGCCAAGACCTGGGCCCCGGCACCCCAGCCTTCACAGCTGACTGCTGAGCCTCCACTTCCCATCTGCAGTCTTCACTAGCAAACTTGGCCACAGCCCCACGGCCTTGCAGTAGGagcccagccctgaggatcttcCCCCAAAAGCCCCACTCACCTTCCTCCAGGAGCAGCCCATCCGACAGAGAACTGTCATCGGAAGCACTGAGCTCTGGGGAAGCCAAAGGGGAGAGAAGAAAAGTGAGGAAATCAACCCCACAGATATGGGTAACCAGCAGTGCTGAGTAGTCCACGCCTGATGCCTCCTCTCCCAGGACAGTGTTCTGTTACGGGAAATACTCAGTGTGCTCAACACAATATTAGGCATGAAAGTATTATTTGGaagtaggaaaaaataagaaaccaGGGCCTCGGTTTTAATCCTGGCTCTGCCCGTAGGCTGAATAAGCCACTTCTCTGCACTgggctcagtttccccacttgCCAAAAGCAGCCAGGGCTTCCTCTGGTGGAGCGAAAAGGCAGAGATGGCAGAGATCCATTTCGTGAAGCCCTCAGGATGGAAAGAAGTTTGCCAACTTTTCTGTAACCTTCTGACATCACAAAAATAACTCGATTCAAGGACCCACAAACCTGAGGACTCGTGTGctgccagcagcagcagcagcagcagcacaagGTGGGAATCTGAGCTCTGGGACCACGAGACCAATTCAAGTTGGGATCACCTCCAAACAAACGTAAACCTTCAGAGCTGAACAATGAGCCTGACAGATAGGTGCTTCCATGatgtacttctaaggtatgacacgggcacagagagttgacaacagaagggtacacgggaaaaatctacacattgtgTACttgggactataattaataggaaatcCATACTCTATggaagtttcactaagtttatttgtcagaaacttaaatccagagtgcccctatgccagctaagtccccaaacccagaggcaacagcctcttcaagaacatcaactagatgtgtcccctttgctcatgaagttgacacccctttttaacatgaacaggttagggtggtcactgccagACATCCCTGATGATTGGGAAagggattaaactagaggaagggtagcaacagatgagacggaatttaacaaaggattatgaattttcttttccttagttgctagggtattagaatagttagaaggaaaaaattgaaatggtggaactgtaagccatagcatcctttgaaatttgttatatagctacttgttaaattgtaacttgaaagttatacctttttgtatatatgttagatttcacaataaggaaatgactgaaactatggtactataactcataataactttggaaatttcctgtatagctatagttaaatcatactttgaaagatattacctttttgtatatatgttgtatttcataataaggaaataactgaacctGTGGGACTGTAAtctataatatcctttgaaatttgctctctaactacttgttaaattaaattgcacttggaaagttatcacttctatgtatatatgttatattctacaataaaaaatatgataaaaaaaggaaaaaacatgagCCTAAGGTATCCTGCATAGAATTTACCAAGTGTTTTCCACCCAGTTTATGAGGATGGAGATGAGGGAAAACTAATAGTGAATATTTCTAGTGTACCAAATACTTttctaagtatatatatatagacacacacacacacatatacatatatatattaattcacataatcctcataacaaccctgaaAGGTAGATACTATCACTATCTCATGtaacagttgaggaaactgaggcgccGAGATTTTGAGTAACCCGACCTTTGGCAGTTAATCAAACATGGTTAGTCAGAATTCACACCCAGTCTGTCTAACCACAGTCTGTGTTCTTAACCACTACCCTTTATCAGCTCTCCTGGTAGCTAGCTAATGCATAGGTAATTACCcagaaaaaagctaaaaaaggtAAACAATTCCGGCTACCTTGGATTCCTGTACCACAGGGTTTGGCCAACTATAGCCTATGGGCCAAATTCAGTTCACCAcctgtttttatcaataaagttttactggaacgcAGCTTGTTTGTTTACAAAATGTCTGGATGCTTTGCTCCACAATGGCAGAATTGTTAACGACAGAGACCATAAGGCCCAGGAAGCCTTAAATATTGACTCTCTTGTGTCTTACAGAGAAAGTTGGCCAACCCTTGCTCTATAACTTAAAGGACATAAAAACTTCACCCAGAGCAGCTCTTAAACCTCGTAGGGCATACAGTGCAAGGAGTGGGCCTGACCCTGGGTGGCTAACTAAGGAGACATCTTCATAAAAACAAGCAAATTAGAATTGTAGAGGCCAAAAAGGTACGACACAAAGAGAAGAACCTGGAGAAACACTGCCTTTGCAGAGGATGGTGATGGGCAGGGCACATCTATCAGCTAGCCAAGGCCTGTGGTTCTTGAGGACTGTTTGCTATCTTCCAGGGGCAGCCCTGAGGACTGGAGAGCTGGTTACACCGCCCTGACCCGGCCCTGCCCTTGATCCGGCGTGGTTCTCCCTTAACTGCAGCTCAGGGTAACTACGATGGTCACACTCGCCATCTCAGTGCAGTCTCTAAAGCTGTGCTGTCCAACATGGTAGCCATCAATTCCATGTGGCTAAATCAAAATTAATCAAagttaaataaaacttaaaagtcAGCTCCTTGGTCAAAGCTGGGCACATTTCTAGGTTCATATTGGACAGCGCAGACACACAATaattccatcatcacagaaattcTCTTAGTACGGCTGAAGGCTGGCACTGTCGATCAACAAAGGCTCTACCAAGCACCTGCTACATCACGGAGGCCTGTGCTGGGGCGTCTCCCATCAGGGTCACTGGAGTAAATTAGCTCAATACCTGACTGCGTTCTGTCACCTGCAGAGTACTGGCTAATTACCTTCCCAAATTGAAAAAACCCTGTGTGGAGACCATGGATGTTGGTGGATTTTTTTTGTTGATctgttttgtttccctttttttttttttttttttaattaaaaacacttTTCTGCTAGTAATTATCAGTCCCTCTCTGCTTCCTCCTTGCTGGAGGAAGAGCCACAAAACAGGAATTAGTTGCCGAGAACTGCCTCCTTCTGCACTCCCAAGGCAGGACAATAGAATACAGCATGCCAGGCCCATGTCAAGAACGGGGCTTGAAGTTAGAGAGGTCAAAGGTTTGGGTTTTTATCCCTAATCCGGAGGGTGAAAGTCAGCAGCTTTGCCAGGTCTTCTTCCTTCTCCACATTCCTATCTCCCCTGGGCTGAGTCCCTGAGAGGGGTTTCAGAACCTCAGCTCCTGCCTCCCACAGAGGGTTAAGCCAAAGCAACCACATCTCAGCCCCTGGCATGTCCTGGcctgctccccactcccagcAAGAGGTATCATCAGTGACAGTGGCAGCGACTCGAGTGTCCCCCACCCTCCATCACCCGAGCATGGGGGACAGAGGAGGCTGCTGAGCAGTGTAGGGCTGGTGGGGGAAAAGGAAGGTCACACACAATGGGATGGGGCACATCTTCCAAGATGATGCTCACTACCTTGAAGGCTCCCTACAAGCATGGAGCAATTGGCCTTTAGAGACTTCCCTTCCATGCCAAAGTCAGCAGCTGCCTTTCAAGCAAAGGTCAAGTCCTGGGGACCCTGTTGGGAGTGGAGTAAAGATGAAGAATGCCTTTTCCATCAGAGCTTGAGAGACCAGGTGTcttcagctttttgtttttcaaaaaagcCAGAGCCATTTGAACCAGACAAGTCTGGCCACCTGAGATGGAGTTGGCTCCACTATTTACTGGGTCAGCTGTCACAAGGAGGCacctcctccccagcctccccacccTCATCCTCTATGCCTGGCTGTGGAGGTGACCTGGAAGGTGTCAGGTCACACCCTCTCTACCCTAGATTAGTGATAAGTGGGAGGGAGAACTGCTAAGAGACCTGTGCTGAGAAAGCTGCCCACCTCAAGGCATGGGGCCATGGGGCAGTGGGACCAGGAAGGGCCTTGGGCTTCCATAGCTGCAAGCATTCCCAAGCAGGAGAGGAAAGCAACCTTTGCAGAAAGCCAACGTGCTGTGTAGGGATGGGAACTTGAAAGTGCAGGAGAAGTAGACCATTCTCCCAGTCCAGACAGAGGCCTCTGAATCCAGTTCTGTCTCAAGGTCACTGCCCCCTTCCCTacttcagttccctcatctgtgtGACACCCTCAAGGAGCCAGCAGATCCAACCAGGGAGGACTGGGACCCAGTGTGGGAAACCTGGGGGACAAGTGCCAAGTCATGGGCATGCTGTGGTGGGAATCAGAAGGGAGAGCTGCAAGTCCAGACCAGGTGGGGCGTGTTTGGGTCTGGGGCAGGGAGAAGAGTCAGACCCAAGGACTCAGAATGACCTGTTGCAGGGTAACCCCGGCTGGATGCAGCAATGTCATACAGCCAGCCTGGGCATCAGCAGCTCCCTAGGTGCCTGACAGCCACCAGCCTGTGGGCCGAGGGGCTCAGGGAATGTACCCAAGCACAGCAAGGGCAGAGAGAGCAGAAATGGAAGGATTCCACTCTTGACCAGAGTGGTTCTAGATTCTTAGGGATTCTTGGGCAGGGCACTGGTGGTGATGGATTTCCAGCTAAACAACACCATGAATAGCTGctgtgcccccccaccccccacccactccccaagAATAATTCAGCTATTAGTTATGCATAGCAACAGTCAAGCCCTGTACTGCCTTATTCAGCTAGGGGGAAGTACAGCAACTCAAGAGCCTTGGACTCACATACACCTCACAGCGAAAGACCCAGACAAGCCAGATCCTGTGGTCCTGGAAGGCAAGAGGGTGGGCCTGGGATATTCCGGTTAAATGAACCCTGTGGATTAAGCACAGGGACAGCCAGCGGAATGGCTTTTGTCTAGGAAGTCTTCTTGAAGGCAGTATATTTTGAAGAGGATGCGGAAGGAAGGACCGGGATGTTTTCTAGGGAGATGCGGGAGAGTCTCAGGATGGAGGAAGTCTGTGCTAAGACTAGTTTGTGTGGCAGAGGGTATGGATGGGATAGAGGTGGACTCAGGAAGCAGTTTACCCAGCTGGAGCTGATAGGGACATTAACACAGTGTTGGGCACACGGTGCTAACCAAATGCTCATGGCGCGGCATGGAGCCAAGCTGCCCACCGTCCCCTATAAGCACGCAAAAGGCCCTCCAGGCAGCTGGCTCACCTTGGCCCAATGGGAGAGCTGCAGTGGGAGGGGGCGTGCTGTTGGGCCGCTGCTCTCCAAGGCAGCGCTccagctccctcagctttttctCCTCCTGCAGCATGGTGTGCTTCCGCTGCCGGCGGACTTGCCTGCTGATATTTTCCTCCCGGCAGAGCCGGCGGGCTGCCTCCGTGATCTGCAGCTGCAGGGCCAGCTCCTGCTCCAGGCTGCTCAGGGGGTCctgagggagggggcaggagtgAGGCATGGGAGAGGCAGAGGGTTCAGGGgcctcagggagagagagagcaggtGGCCCCAAGGAGACCCAGTAgagtcctgacccagtgctctgAATCCTGGCTCTAAGCCCTGAGGACAGAGGGGAAGGAGACGGCAGCTTCCATGCACCTAGGGCAGAGGGTGGAGTGGTGGGAGGGGGCCAAGAGCAAACCTGAGCCACTACCTTCAGCCTGAAAAGCAGGTACGGGGACCCACCCACCAGCCTGCCCATTGAGCCAAGTGCCAAGGGAACCAAAGTGGCACACTTTCTTTCCTGACCTCAAAGAGCTGGGCAGGTGAGCTTGTAGGGCTGCCCATGGGAAACTCACATGTAGAGAAGGGCCCCTGGGACCCAAGCCACCCTCATCCTTCCTCCtatgctgagagagagaagacagcccCGGGGGCCAGAGCAACCTGTCTGAACAGGCTATTGCCTCTCTGGGTTGGTGACTGGGGCCCTTAACTGATCTTCTGCCCACTGGAGGCCTTCCTCGAGCTGCCAGCTCTCTTGGTTCCTGCCGTGGCACACGTTCCCCTGACTATCTGGGTCTGTCCTTCTCCAACTCTTTGTAAGGTCCTGGGGAAAAGGAGCCAAGCTCCCTATTGGGTGATGGGGTAGAGTGGAGATTGCCAAACTTTCCCCACCAGATGGGGAGGTCCAGGCTCAATGATAAACCTTTGGGGAATGAGGAATCTGATGGCTTCCTGAAGTCCTCACCTCCCGGCGCAAGGCCCGCTCGTCCAGTTTGTAGATAGCTCCGATCCTGCGGCGGACCTTGGGGGCCTTTTCCCCTGGTTTGAGGGGGTATTCTGCTGGCAAGGTGCCTGTCAGCTCCTGCGGTAGAAGCAAGGTCGAGATACTTGCTCAGCCCTGGACAACCAAGAGTTACCTGGCCCACTGCCCCTGGCCTTGCCTGTGCCCATCCTTCCAGAGCACTGGTCTCCCGAGAGGCCCTGGTACCCCTGGCCCACTTGTTCAGttgcccaccctccaccccatcccatccTTAGGGCACCCTCCACACTCCCGTGGCTAAGCTGCTTCCCCTTTCCCTTAAACCTCCTCCTCCAGAGAGTTCTACCAACCCTGGGTACAATTCTCATCTGTGCTTCTGCATTCCCTGTGCCTGGGCCTCCTTCTCCCCAGCCGTCTAGTGTCCAGGTCAAGGAATGGCACACAGAGGGATGCCTTATACCATAGCCAAGTTTGATTTCCAGAATGCCCTCTGGAAACGGGgtcccctccccacagccctgcCATCCCAAAATGTGGCTCCAGGGCTCCTCAGACAGACCACCGAGGAGGGCCCCACAGGAGGGCCCCACGTttgagggctgggctggggctggcctGGGGCTCTCACCGCCTCCCGCAGGCAGAGTCTCCTCAGCTCCTCCAGGCAGGCCTCCAGCCGTTCCTCCAGGGCCCGCTGCTGCTTGCGCACGGCGTGGGTCAGCTCCTTCATCGGGGAGACCGGGCTGTCGGGGCCTGCGGCAGGCAGCAGTGGGCACGCTCTCAGGGAAGCTGGGGTGGGGAGACCTCAGGCTCTGACCACCCCCTAGGggagcacacacatgcacgcacacccTTATGCCTGCCCACAGATTACAGGTTGGCCGCTGTGGTCTGCGTCATAACCACAAAACACCAGGCGGCAACATCACAGCTCAGAGGGCTGGGCTGCCCCACGAGCAACCTGTAGCTGGGGAGGTGGCATGGCCCAAGCTCCTCCCCTCTATCTTTCACTTCCtgccacccctccctccctctccctttctctctccctctctcctgcctCTTCTCTATTGTCCTCTGTAAATACTCAAACTGGTCCCACAAGCTCGGACCAACCAGAGAGACAGGACTTTTACGCTGGCCAGATAAGATTTTTAAACCTCTTGATAATCACTGTGCCTAGGGTTGAACATTGCAGATCCTTGTTCCAGATAGGACTGAAACTCCAGGCCTGATCGCTCCAGGGAAGAAAATTCCGCATGTCCCCGAGGCTCCAGTCCTTCCACGATCCCCCGCCTACCCAGCCCCAACCCCTTCCCCAGCAGAAgcctccttcctccctgcctcccgcTCCTTCCACACACACAGCTCCCCACTCACCCCAATCCCAGGGAGCCTCAGCCCAGGCAGCCCCAGGGCTTGGGGACTCAGGAAGtcagggctgggggcctggacggGGTTTCCCCTGCGCCACTCACCAGACTGCAGGATGATGCCACTGTCAGCATCGCTGACCTCATCCTTACTCTCCATGGCGGATTTCTGGGAGGGGGGAGCACAGCACGGGGAGGAGCGACACCGTTCCCAGCCTGGGCCTGGCCTGGGGCGTGTAGGTGGTCTGGAGTTTCCCCAGCTTTTAGGAGAATAAGAAGAGAAGCTGCATGTCAGCTCCCTTGGTTCCAAACAGAGCTTAGGAATTAGATCGCAGGGGCGGGGGGGAGTGGAAG from Choloepus didactylus isolate mChoDid1 chromosome 2, mChoDid1.pri, whole genome shotgun sequence encodes the following:
- the INAVA gene encoding innate immunity activator protein isoform X1 encodes the protein MESKDEVSDADSGIILQSGPDSPVSPMKELTHAVRKQQRALEERLEACLEELRRLCLREAELTGTLPAEYPLKPGEKAPKVRRRIGAIYKLDERALRREDPLSSLEQELALQLQITEAARRLCREENISRQVRRQRKHTMLQEEKKLRELERCLGEQRPNSTPPPTAALPLGQELSASDDSSLSDGLLLEEEGSQVPKPPPESPAPPSRPLAPQSLEGLQPAGPETGGLERAPIQNSPWKETSLDHPYEKPRKSPSEPSSESSSPATTPQDGPSTSSSWLLEPVSCQVVPIRGVSGQRQGRTSAPTTPDMQGRRGQSQSLRVDSFRARPEGRGRSAFPRRRPTHYTVTVPDSCFPMTKPPLPHPAYHSCSEDSGSDISSISHPTSPGSSSPDISFLRPLSPPEPPRHHGSWGPTGGRELAAHYPKLLLPAGYFPAGRYVMVAEGPLPPGEWELCHATPGPAYGEEGASLRYQRLVPAHGRIVRTPSLKDSPAGRGLSKAAVSEELKWWHERARLRSARPHSLDRQGAFRVRSLPPGREGFGRVLGPRTQVSTVCVLRRSPEGAPVQVFVPENGEIISQV
- the INAVA gene encoding innate immunity activator protein isoform X2, whose amino-acid sequence is MESKDEVSDADSGIILQSGPDSPVSPMKELTHAVRKQQRALEERLEACLEELRRLCLREAELTGTLPAEYPLKPGEKAPKVRRRIGAIYKLDERALRREDPLSSLEQELALQLQITEAARRLCREENISRQVRRQRKHTMLQEEKKLRELERCLGEQRPNSTPPPTAALPLGQELSASDDSSLSDGLLLEEEGSQVPKPPPESPAPPSRPLAPQSLEGLQPAGPETGGLERAPIQNSPWKETSLDHPYEKPRKSPSEPSSESSPATTPQDGPSTSSSWLLEPVSCQVVPIRGVSGQRQGRTSAPTTPDMQGRRGQSQSLRVDSFRARPEGRGRSAFPRRRPTHYTVTVPDSCFPMTKPPLPHPAYHSCSEDSGSDISSISHPTSPGSSSPDISFLRPLSPPEPPRHHGSWGPTGGRELAAHYPKLLLPAGYFPAGRYVMVAEGPLPPGEWELCHATPGPAYGEEGASLRYQRLVPAHGRIVRTPSLKDSPAGRGLSKAAVSEELKWWHERARLRSARPHSLDRQGAFRVRSLPPGREGFGRVLGPRTQVSTVCVLRRSPEGAPVQVFVPENGEIISQV